In the genome of Nitrospira japonica, one region contains:
- a CDS encoding response regulator, with product MADILLIDDEAATRQFFRRTLEGAGYAVNEVSSAREGLAHLQRHAVDLVITDILMPDMDILELTWMLHQKFPRVKVVAVSSGAHDTDHCNVARFFGAHETLSKPVAVPRLLETVGRLTDPAS from the coding sequence TTGGCTGACATTCTTCTGATCGACGATGAAGCCGCGACCAGACAGTTTTTCCGGCGGACGTTGGAAGGAGCCGGGTATGCCGTCAATGAGGTCTCCTCAGCACGGGAAGGGCTGGCTCATCTCCAGCGGCATGCGGTCGATCTGGTCATCACGGATATCCTGATGCCGGACATGGACATTCTCGAACTCACCTGGATGCTTCATCAAAAATTCCCTCGGGTCAAGGTCGTCGCCGTCTCCAGTGGCGCTCACGATACCGATCACTGTAATGTGGCCCGATTCTTTGGTGCGCATGAAACGCTGAGCAAACCCGTCGCGGTTCCCCGTCTGCTCGAAACCGTTGGTCGGTTGACCGACCCCGCTTC
- a CDS encoding aldo/keto reductase family protein yields the protein MMENSEDTVIAHNGIRLPSFMYGTAWKKEATTQLVVTAVQAGFRAIDTANQLIHYEEARVGEALGLLAEQGVSREGLFVQTKFTPLNGQDHRTPYDPRAAVSVQVEQSFESSLQHLRTDYVDSYVLHGPYGRRGLGPEDWEVWAAFERLYEAGKVKMIGISNVTSEQLALLCERAKVKPMVVQNRCYAAFGWDKGVREICQAQDIVYQGFSLLTANREVSIDPDIRAMAGRYGMGLAQLIFRFAMQIGMLPLTGTTNLQHMAEDLACRNFTLTDPDLREIESIGNR from the coding sequence ATGATGGAGAATTCTGAAGACACGGTTATTGCGCACAACGGCATACGCCTGCCTTCGTTCATGTATGGCACTGCGTGGAAGAAGGAGGCCACCACGCAGCTTGTCGTGACGGCGGTGCAAGCCGGTTTCCGGGCAATCGATACGGCCAATCAGCTCATTCACTATGAGGAAGCGCGGGTAGGAGAGGCGCTGGGTCTGTTAGCCGAGCAAGGCGTGTCTCGCGAAGGCCTGTTCGTCCAGACAAAGTTCACGCCGCTCAACGGTCAGGACCATCGTACCCCTTATGATCCGCGCGCCGCCGTGAGTGTCCAAGTGGAGCAATCATTTGAAAGTTCGCTTCAGCACCTGCGCACCGACTACGTGGATTCGTATGTTCTGCACGGACCCTACGGGAGGCGAGGACTGGGGCCGGAGGATTGGGAGGTCTGGGCGGCTTTCGAGCGGCTCTACGAAGCCGGGAAGGTCAAAATGATCGGAATCAGCAACGTGACGTCCGAGCAACTGGCTCTTCTATGCGAGCGAGCCAAGGTCAAGCCGATGGTGGTACAAAACCGCTGCTATGCGGCCTTCGGTTGGGACAAGGGCGTGCGGGAGATTTGTCAGGCTCAGGATATCGTCTACCAAGGCTTTTCCCTCCTGACGGCCAATCGTGAGGTTTCTATCGATCCTGACATCAGGGCGATGGCCGGGCGTTACGGCATGGGATTGGCTCAGTTGATATTTCGATTTGCCATGCAGATCGGGATGTTGCCGCTGACGGGTACGACTAACCTTCAACACATGGCGGAAGACCTGGCCTGCCGGAATTTTACGCTCACGGATCCGGATCTCAGAGAAATCGAATCCATCGGAAATCGTTAG
- a CDS encoding oxygen-binding di-iron domain-containing protein: protein MAQVTEIAPDVFRLTTFIEAFDLQFSQFLVRDEEPLLFHTGPRALFPMVKEAVASLIDPAALRWIGFSHFEADECGTLPEWQGIASEATAVCSMVGKLVSVDDCLAVRPARGMSDGEVLSTGKYRFRFLSTPHVPHCWEAGLLFEEVNRTLFCSDLFHQSGNVEPVAGVEVLERCRKVLVEYQQGPLANYIPYSTLTEPTLYRLAELNPKTLAAMHGSALAGDGAGALRELAAIWKDVLATP from the coding sequence ATGGCTCAGGTGACGGAAATCGCTCCGGATGTGTTCCGGCTTACGACGTTCATTGAGGCGTTCGACCTGCAGTTCAGCCAATTTCTGGTTCGGGACGAGGAACCGCTATTGTTTCATACGGGGCCTCGGGCCTTATTCCCCATGGTGAAAGAGGCTGTCGCCTCGCTCATCGACCCGGCTGCTCTTCGTTGGATTGGCTTCAGTCATTTCGAAGCGGATGAGTGCGGGACGTTGCCGGAGTGGCAAGGAATCGCCTCCGAGGCAACCGCTGTGTGCAGCATGGTCGGCAAGCTGGTCAGCGTCGACGACTGCCTCGCCGTCAGACCGGCGAGAGGTATGAGCGATGGAGAGGTGCTCAGCACCGGAAAATACCGATTCCGCTTCCTCAGTACGCCTCATGTCCCACATTGTTGGGAGGCCGGCCTCCTGTTCGAGGAAGTCAATCGTACCCTGTTTTGCTCCGACCTTTTCCATCAAAGCGGCAACGTGGAACCGGTGGCCGGCGTGGAAGTACTTGAGCGGTGCCGAAAAGTACTGGTCGAGTATCAGCAGGGACCTCTGGCAAACTATATTCCGTACTCGACATTGACGGAACCGACGCTCTACCGGTTGGCCGAGCTCAACCCCAAGACATTGGCAGCGATGCACGGCTCCGCCTTGGCGGGCGACGGTGCGGGCGCATTGCGTGAACTCGCTGCGATATGGAAGGACGTACTCGCCACTCCCTGA